Part of the Bacteroidales bacterium genome is shown below.
CAACCTTATAGCGGATGGTGTACTTTGGTTTTGCTATCCTAAAAAGAGTTCAAAGAAATACAAATCAGATCTCGACCGCGACCATGGATGGAGTATACTGAACAATTCAGGTTTTCATGGGATCAGGATGATTTCAATAGATGATGACTGGTCGGCGTTGAGGTTCAGGAATGCAAAGTTTATAAAGTCAACCAGGGATAAACTTCCCGGCTGATAATTAAAAATACTTAAAACAAAGTCTATGATACGAATTATAGCAATTGTAGTTGCCGCTCTGGCCCTTCTAATGGTGGCATTTCTTCTTTTCAGCAATAAACAGAAGCCATGGAACCAAATGACTGAAGAGGAACAGAAGAGGAAAAAAGTGCTGGTTACAAGCGGCCTGGCTGTTTTCGTTGCCGGATTGCTTACAGCATTACTGGCAGGGAAAAAGAAGTAATTTAATCATTCGCGGTCCCCCTATGATTATCACTGCAAATATTGAAACGGAACTCGGGACCATGATTGCCGGTGCTGTTGAAGATGGTATCTGCCTTCTGGAATTCAGCGACAGAAAAATGCTGAATACAGAGTATAAAGATCTTTCACGGTATCTGAAAACAAATATTGAAGCTGGAGAAAGCATCCATTTTCACGACTTAAGATTGCAGCTGGATGAATATTTCAAAGGTTTAAGAAAAGAGTTCTCTCTCGCGCTGGTAACGCCCGGTACCCCATTTCAGCAGGCTGTATGGAAAGAATTAATGAATATCAGTTATGGCACCACACGTTCATACATGGAACAATCAATAGCCCTTGGCAATCCTGAGTCTATAAGGGCGGTTGCAAATGCAAACGGAATGAACAGGATAGCTATAATTATTCCTTGTCACAGAGTTATAGGATCCGACG
Proteins encoded:
- a CDS encoding methylated-DNA--[protein]-cysteine S-methyltransferase — encoded protein: MIITANIETELGTMIAGAVEDGICLLEFSDRKMLNTEYKDLSRYLKTNIEAGESIHFHDLRLQLDEYFKGLRKEFSLALVTPGTPFQQAVWKELMNISYGTTRSYMEQSIALGNPESIRAVANANGMNRIAIIIPCHRVIGSDGSLTGYGGGLKRKRWLLDHERKHSGQSVDLTLFGE